A single window of Nicotiana sylvestris chromosome 3, ASM39365v2, whole genome shotgun sequence DNA harbors:
- the LOC104243261 gene encoding uncharacterized protein, whose protein sequence is MDAQKKYYMIAGMHLAMQVWFYECCSNVDPKIALRVDNVVPRILNWRTTGNQPNFAYLMNDMFNDNGNMIVYKDIHPTDIELAVIQIPPVGVAVENNPTPTHSDKSAEDSDDFSPTPDLQCKKKHAASVGPSSSPPHKKRKEQIIHPSNIENKSKIPPVGVTEIAQNVLQHNKLADSKNNEVSSLRKDLNSFKEYVVGEFKSLRSLINDNFKKLSDHLQDNQQKESLHQRKETTGRRDDDIEMPYDANLQDIPKGHRQTDTVVGDNVENIMVNALCVESRVEGNTTSEVPCNIPPIGQDGASTDYYVSQFELDDKFLPSQIPEIRIVIHNSAKKVESTPVPSHRNRRPSRWYSSPYESNFDSAEVIWKIITRRTSQHFIYH, encoded by the exons ATGGATGCTCAGAAGAAGTACTACatgatagctgggatgcacctagctaTGCAAGTGTGGTTTTATGAGTGCTGTTCAAATGTTGATCCCAAAATTGCTCTCCGAGTTGATAACGTGGTCCCCAGAATACTCAATTGGAGAACCACCGGAAATCAGCCAAACTTTGCTTATCTGATGAACGACATGTTCAATGACAATGGAAACATG ATTGTTTACAAGGACATCCACCCGACCGATATAGAGCTTGCTGTTATTCAGATTCCTCCAGTAGGCGTTGCTGTTGAGAACAATCCTACTCCTACTCATTCAGACAAGTCGGCAGAGGATTCAGATGACTTTTCTCCGACACCTGATCTTCAGTGTAAGAAGAAACATGCTGCAAGTGTTGGTCCATCTTCATCACCGCCCCATAAAAAGCGCAAGGAACAGATTATTCATCCCTCAAATATAGAGAATAAATCCAAGATTCCTCCTGTTGGTGTAACTGAAATTGCACAAAATGTTTTACAACACAATAAGCTGGCAGATTCCAAAAATaatgaagtatcttctttgaggAAAGATCTAAATTCATTCAAAGAATAC GTTGTGGGCGAGTTCAAGTCTTTGAGATCATTGATAAATGATAACTTTAAGAAGCTTTCTGACCATCTTCAAGACAATCAACAAAAAGAAAGCTTACACCAGAGAAAGGAAACCACAGGGAGACGTGATGATGATATTGAAATGCCATATGATGCCAACTTGCAAGATATTCCAAAAGGTCACAGACAGACTGATACAGTTGTCGGGGATAATGTTGAG AATATAATGGTTAATGCTCTTTGTGTGGAGTCAAGAGTGGAGGGGAATACTACATCAGAGGTGCCGTGCAACATACCACCTATAGGCCAAGATGGTGCATCTACAGATTACTATGTATCTCAATTTGAGCTGGACGACAAGTTTCTTCCCAGTCAAATTCCAGAAATTAGAATTGTGATACACAACAGTGCAAAAAAAGTTGAATCAACCCCAGTACCATCTCATAGGAATCGTCGACCAAGTAGATGGTATTCTTCGCCTTACGAGTCTAACTTCGACTCCGCAG AAGTAATTTGGAAGATCATTACAAGAAGAACAAGTCAACACTTCATATACCATTGA
- the LOC104243265 gene encoding uncharacterized protein: MYVVLSIEYLHTVNYGERHYTVCLLERKCFCGRFQVDELLCIYAWAVLKSKFLMLEDYCSNYYKPNSVVMTYDVPIIPLPDRNDWNIPAHVAEEVVLPPKWKRPPGRPKKKCDKPFSELLQPKNQHSYSICRQGRHNKQTCRNAPPTFTVAKVHLQQHLQLTLINLKHTVADFQ; encoded by the exons ATGTACGTGGTACTATCGATTGAATACTTACATACGGTTAACTATGGAGAGAGACATTACACTGTCTGCCTGTTAGAGAGAAAATGCTTTTGTGGGAGGTTCCAAGTTGATGAATTATTATGCATATATGCTTGGGCTGTACTGAAGAGCAAGTTTCTAATGCTAGAAGATTATTGCTCTAACTATTACAAACCAAATTCTGTTGTAATGACATACGATGTGCCTATTATCCCGCTACCGGACAGAAATGACTGGAATATACCAGCACATGTTGCAGAGGAAGTTGTATTACCACCCAAATGGAAAAGACCTCCTGGAAGGCCAAAGAAGAAGTGCGATAAACCTTTCAGTGAATTGCTGCAGCCGAAAAATCAACATTCATATAGCATATGTCGGCAAGGAAGACATAACAAACAAACGTGTAGAAATGCTCCAC CAACATTTACAGTTGCCAAGGTACATTTACAGCAACATTTACAGTTGACTTTGATAAACCTGAAGCATACAGTTGCTGACTTTCAATGA
- the LOC104243262 gene encoding uncharacterized protein — protein MGKSVLSPNRIQDFARIISSSNNRIHGPTQVKPPASRIRSVPSAKSRAVVGGDSSERRLKLRTKNMEEASSNSNSNTSSSNQQRQRVPLADVVADCVKRWFQDTLKEAKAGDISMQVLVGQMYYSGYGISRDAQKGRAWINRASKSRSSAWKVSDKRPGYNASDSDSDDTVEDAK, from the exons ATGGGGAAATCGGTTCTTTCGCCAAATAGAATCCAAGATTTTGCCAGAATTATCAGCAGCTCCAATAACAGGATCCACGGCCCGACCCAAGTCAAACCACCCGCATCCAGAATTAGGTCAGTTCCATCCGCAAAGTCCAGGGCGGTGGTCGGCGGCGATTCATCGGAGCGGCGGCTAAAGTTGAGGACGAAGAACATGGAAGAAGCAAGCTCTAACTCCAATTCGAATACTTCTTCGTCGAACCAACAGCGGCAACGGGTGCCCCTTGCTGACGTGGTAGCTGACTGTGTGAAGCGGTGGTTCCAGGATACTCTCAAGGAGGCTAAAGCCGGTGACATTAGCATGCAGGTCCTTGTTGGTCAGATGTATTATAGTGGCTATGGTATTTCCAGAGATGCACAGAAG GGAAGAGCTTGGATTAACCGAGCTTCAAAGAGTCGGTCATCAGCGTGGAAAGTGAGTGATAAACGCCCAG gcTATAATGCTAGTGATTCTGATTCTGATGATACTGTGGAGGACGCAAAGTAA